One Corvus moneduloides isolate bCorMon1 chromosome 24, bCorMon1.pri, whole genome shotgun sequence DNA segment encodes these proteins:
- the DENND2C gene encoding DENN domain-containing protein 2C isoform X1 produces MHPTGAGDSSFSRAAVQTLSRSHCRNIKQKISQWEGRTRGCPSKEKQQPKDFGVKYDPNCNALPKVKPERTENGRKAGSKDPKSLGLDFREDARSCWQAGDCAGPAFRAKEKGEGQTGFPAPGVTLPPGNFYTSQALWRRADPLLPGRAPPVPLDLQRNRGSPGSTERELQIEGVDTLCRAERSLRNIYSEVEGQEEEPAPDPPPKPRRTFRYLAEKGAGGCRDASATREAPLQKQCGRDLVSSSNNPEKNIANRRIRGRAQRKSFEFEDIQGFRKRPAASSSHRPREETNGTAGSRLVYTQSEDNIYEDIICPTKENPYEDIRALPLPLWKVPSVWKLPPPRSISRASKPPPKPPFLSRKSLELKPSQTSFQGKMGKETSLPVTLSEWKLFRAVEAASRRKNLPWLVLKIQEIFDSKRGKKKVKVLSPAGREAAPVKGETSGNESDTENQPKSRHRCLRHSASKRNPHYQTLERDLIELQEQRLFELFVVVSLHKKASEVTYTPHIIQQFPSKPEHPFRPSKDTEERLKVIPKFCFPDPKDWFPSSDIKSETFSFVLTGEDGSRWFGYCRKLLPEGKGKRLPEVYCIVSRLGCFNLFSKCVSLQILDEVEKRREMSPALVHPFMRSVMEAPFPAPGRTIAVRSFLPGAGDEVMELCRPLDSRLEHVDFECLLQCLSVSHTIRVFASLLLERRVIFVADNLSTLSKCGHAAVATLYPFTWQHTYIPVLPASMIDIVCSPTPFLIGILSCSLPQLQDLPIEEVLIVDLCADKFLQEVSDEDEILPHKLQAALVQILEERSEILSHGQSDTQGDMTLNSLVSEAFVQFFVEIVGHYSLHMSVTEKGERVFQREPFRKSHGSRNVRHFLHFFMETQMFAGFIQDRELSKNVVKGLFEVRALEYLESIPETERTGMNKILRSLGSKMKFLQKK; encoded by the exons ATGCACCCCAcgggggctggggacagcagcttcTCCCGCGCGGCCGTGCAGACCCTGTCCCGCAGCCACTGCCGCAACATCAAGCAGAAGATCTCGCAGTGGGAGGGCAGGACACGGGGGTGCCCCagcaaggagaagcagcagcctaAGGACTTTGGAGTAAAGTATGACCCCAACTGCAATGCACTACCCAAAGTGAAGCCAGAACGCACAGAGAATGGCAGAAAGGCTGGGTCCAAAGATCCAAAGAGCCTGGGGTTGGATTTCAGGGAAGATGCACggagctgctggcaggctgGGGACTGTGCTGGCCCAGCTTTCCGAGccaaggagaaaggagaagggcaAACAggcttcccagccccaggggtgACACTGCCCCCAGGGAACTTCTATACCTCACAAGCTCTGTGGAGGAGAGCAGatcccctcctgcctggcagagccCCTCCTGTTCCCTTGGACCTCCAGAGGAATCGAGGCAGCCCTGGCTCCACGGAAAGAGAACTGCAAATCGAGGGAGTGGAcactctctgcagagcagagaggagcttGAGAAACATTTACTCTGAGGTTGAGGGGCAAGAGGAGGAGCCAGCTCCTGATCCACCACCCAAACCCCGCAGGACTTTCCGCTACCTGGCAGAGAAGGGTGCTGGTGGTTGTAGAGATGCCAGTGCCACCAGGGAAGCTcccctgcagaagcagtgtgGAAGGGACCTGGTGTCATCCTCCAACAACCCCGAGAAGAACATAGCCAACAGGAGGATCAGAGGGAGAGCCCAGAG GAAATCTTTTGAGTTTGAGGACATCCAGGGCTTCCGCAAGCGGCccgcagccagcagctcccacagacCTCGGGAGGAGACAAATGGCACAGCAGGATCCAGGCTGGTCTACACCCAGTCCGAAGACAACATCTACGAGGACATTATCT GTCCTACGAAAGAAAATCCTTATGAAGATATCAGAGCACTGCCCTTGCCCCTGTGGAAGGTCCCATCTGTCTGGAAGCTGCCCCCTCCCCGGAGCATCAGCAGGGCTTCCAAG cctcccccaaaacctcccttCCTCAGTCGCAAGTCGCTGGAGCTGAAGCCCTCCCAGACAAGTTTCCAAGGGAAGATGGGGAAGGAGACCTCCCTGCCTGTCACTCTGTCTGAGTGGAAGCTGTTCCGAGCAGTAGAGGCTGCAAGCAGGAGAAAGAACCTGCCCTGG CTGGTACTAAAAATACAGGAGATCTTTGATTCCAAGCGTGGAAAGAAGAAGGTGAAGGTGCtcagtcctgctgggagagaagCAGCTCCAGTGAAAG GTGAAACCAGTGGGAATGAAAGCGATACGGAAAATCAGCCCAAAA GTCGCCACAGGTGCCTGAGGCACTCGGCCTCCAAAAGGAACCCGCACTACCAGACCTTGGAGAGGGATCTCATCGAGCTCCAGGAGCAGCGGCTCTTTGAGCTCTTTGTGGTGGTGTCCTTGCACAAGAAGGCATCTGAGGTCACCTACACACCCCACATCATCCAGCAGTTCCCCAGCAAG CCTGAACATCCCTTCAGACCATCAAAGGATACTGAAGAGAGGCTAAAGGTCATTCCcaaattctgctttccagaTCCCAAAGACTGGTTCCCTTCATCAGACATTAAAAG TGAAACCTTTTCCTTCGTGCTGACGGGGGAGGACGGCAGCCGCTGGTTCGGGTACTGCAGGAAGCTCCTG ccagaagggaaagggaagcgCCTGCCCGAGGTCTACTGCATCGTGAGCCGCCTGGGCTGCTTCAACCTCTTCTCCAAG TGTGTTTCCCTGCAGATCCTGGATGAGGTGGAGAAGAGGCGGGAGATGTCCCCAGCCCTCGTGCACCCCTTCATGCGCAGTGTGATGGAGGCCCCGTTCCCCGCCCCAGGACGCACCATCGCCGTCAGGAGcttcctgccaggagcaggagatgaG GTGATGGAGCTGTGCCGCCCCTTGGACTCCCGGCTGGAGCACGTTGACTTCGAGTGCCTTTTGCAGTGTCTGAGTGTCTCCCACACCATCCGGGTCTTCGCCTCTCTCCTGCTGGAAAGGAGGGTCATCTTTGTGGCTGACAACTTAAG CACTCTGTCTAAATGTGGGCACGCTGCAGTGGCAACGCTTTACCCCTTCACCTGGCAGCACACCTACATCCCCGTCCTGCCAGCTTCCATGATTGATATCGTGTGCTCTCCGACCCCATTCCTCATTGgcatcctctcctgctccttgccaCAGCTCCAGGACCTGCCCATAGAGGAG GTTCTGATTGTTGATCTTTGTGCTGACAAGTTCTTGCAAGAG GTATCAGATGAGGACGAGATCCTGCCCCATAAACTCCAGGCTGCACTTGTACAAATCCTGGAAGAACGAAGTGAAATTCTGTCACATGGGCAGAGTGACACACAAG GTGACATGACCCTCAACTCCCTGGTCTCTGAGGCTTTTGTGCAGTTCTTCGTGGAGATTGTGGGGCACTACTCCCTGCACATGAGCGTCACGGAGAAGGGGGAGCGGGTGTTCCAGCGGGAGCCCTTCCGCAAATCCCACGGCTCCCGCAACGTGCGCCACTTCCTGCACTTCTTCATGGAAACCCAGATGTTTGCAGGCTTCATCCAGGACCGGGAGCTGAGCAAGAACGTGGTCAAAG gcCTTTTTGAGGTCCGTGCCTTGGAGTATTTGGAGAGTATTCCCGAGACGGAACGAACTGGAATGAACAAAATCCTTCGCAGTCTTG gCAGTAAAATGAAATTCCTGCAGAAGAAGTGA
- the BCAS2 gene encoding pre-mRNA-splicing factor SPF27: MSGPGLVAGDVVVDALPYFDQGYEAPGVREAAAALVEEETRRYRPTKNYLSYLPAHDYSAFETEIMRNEFERLAARQPLELLSMKRYELPAPSSGQKNDITAWQECVNNSMAQLEHQAVRIENLELMSQHGCNAWKVYNEHLVHMIEQAQKELQKLRKNIQDLNWQRKNMQLTAGAKLREMESTWVSLVSKNYEIERTIVQLENEISQIKQQHGEANKENIQQDFQ; encoded by the exons ATGTCGGGCCCGGGGCTGGTGGCCGGGGACGTGGTGGTGGATGCGCTGCCCTACTTCGACCAAGGCTACGAGGCGCCGGGCGTGCGGGAGGCG GCCGCGGCGCTGGTGGAGGAGGAGACGCGGCGGTACCGGCCGACCAAGAACTACCTCAGCTACCTGCCCGCACACGACTACAGTGCCTTCGAG ACCGAGATCATGCGGAACGAGTTCGAGCGCCTGGCGGCCCggcagcccctggagctgctcagcatgAAGAG GTACGAGCTGCCCGCTCCATCCTCCGGGCAGAAGAACGACATCACGGCGTGGCAGGAGTGTGTGAACAATTccatggcacagctggagcaccAGGCCGTGCGCATCGAGAACCTGGAGCTCATGTCCCAGCACGGCTGCAACGCCTGGAAGGTGTACAACGA ACACCTGGTTCATATGATAGAACAAGCCCAGAAAGAGCTTCAGAAATTGAG gaaAAACATTCAAGACCTGAACTGGCAACGGAAGAACATGCAGCTCACAGCTGGGGCTAAGCTGCGAGAGATGGAATCCAC GTGGGTCTCTCTTGTCAGTAAAAATTATGAGATTGAACGAACTATTgtgcagctggaaaatgaaatttcacaaATCAAGCAGCAGCATGGGGAAGCAAACAAGGAGAATATCCAGCAAGACTTCCAGTGA
- the DENND2C gene encoding DENN domain-containing protein 2C isoform X2: protein MHPTGAGDSSFSRAAVQTLSRSHCRNIKQKISQWEGRTRGCPSKEKQQPKDFGVKYDPNCNALPKVKPERTENGRKAGSKDPKSLGLDFREDARSCWQAGDCAGPAFRAKEKGEGQTGFPAPGVTLPPGNFYTSQALWRRADPLLPGRAPPVPLDLQRNRGSPGSTERELQIEGVDTLCRAERSLRNIYSEVEGQEEEPAPDPPPKPRRTFRYLAEKGAGGCRDASATREAPLQKQCGRDLVSSSNNPEKNIANRRIRGRAQRKSFEFEDIQGFRKRPAASSSHRPREETNGTAGSRLVYTQSEDNIYEDIICPTKENPYEDIRALPLPLWKVPSVWKLPPPRSISRASKPPPKPPFLSRKSLELKPSQTSFQGKMGKETSLPVTLSEWKLFRAVEAASRRKNLPWLVLKIQEIFDSKRGKKKVKVLSPAGREAAPVKGETSGNESDTENQPKSRHRCLRHSASKRNPHYQTLERDLIELQEQRLFELFVVVSLHKKASEVTYTPHIIQQFPSKPEHPFRPSKDTEERLKVIPKFCFPDPKDWFPSSDIKSETFSFVLTGEDGSRWFGYCRKLLPEGKGKRLPEVYCIVSRLGCFNLFSKILDEVEKRREMSPALVHPFMRSVMEAPFPAPGRTIAVRSFLPGAGDEVMELCRPLDSRLEHVDFECLLQCLSVSHTIRVFASLLLERRVIFVADNLSTLSKCGHAAVATLYPFTWQHTYIPVLPASMIDIVCSPTPFLIGILSCSLPQLQDLPIEEVLIVDLCADKFLQEVSDEDEILPHKLQAALVQILEERSEILSHGQSDTQGDMTLNSLVSEAFVQFFVEIVGHYSLHMSVTEKGERVFQREPFRKSHGSRNVRHFLHFFMETQMFAGFIQDRELSKNVVKGLFEVRALEYLESIPETERTGMNKILRSLGSKMKFLQKK from the exons ATGCACCCCAcgggggctggggacagcagcttcTCCCGCGCGGCCGTGCAGACCCTGTCCCGCAGCCACTGCCGCAACATCAAGCAGAAGATCTCGCAGTGGGAGGGCAGGACACGGGGGTGCCCCagcaaggagaagcagcagcctaAGGACTTTGGAGTAAAGTATGACCCCAACTGCAATGCACTACCCAAAGTGAAGCCAGAACGCACAGAGAATGGCAGAAAGGCTGGGTCCAAAGATCCAAAGAGCCTGGGGTTGGATTTCAGGGAAGATGCACggagctgctggcaggctgGGGACTGTGCTGGCCCAGCTTTCCGAGccaaggagaaaggagaagggcaAACAggcttcccagccccaggggtgACACTGCCCCCAGGGAACTTCTATACCTCACAAGCTCTGTGGAGGAGAGCAGatcccctcctgcctggcagagccCCTCCTGTTCCCTTGGACCTCCAGAGGAATCGAGGCAGCCCTGGCTCCACGGAAAGAGAACTGCAAATCGAGGGAGTGGAcactctctgcagagcagagaggagcttGAGAAACATTTACTCTGAGGTTGAGGGGCAAGAGGAGGAGCCAGCTCCTGATCCACCACCCAAACCCCGCAGGACTTTCCGCTACCTGGCAGAGAAGGGTGCTGGTGGTTGTAGAGATGCCAGTGCCACCAGGGAAGCTcccctgcagaagcagtgtgGAAGGGACCTGGTGTCATCCTCCAACAACCCCGAGAAGAACATAGCCAACAGGAGGATCAGAGGGAGAGCCCAGAG GAAATCTTTTGAGTTTGAGGACATCCAGGGCTTCCGCAAGCGGCccgcagccagcagctcccacagacCTCGGGAGGAGACAAATGGCACAGCAGGATCCAGGCTGGTCTACACCCAGTCCGAAGACAACATCTACGAGGACATTATCT GTCCTACGAAAGAAAATCCTTATGAAGATATCAGAGCACTGCCCTTGCCCCTGTGGAAGGTCCCATCTGTCTGGAAGCTGCCCCCTCCCCGGAGCATCAGCAGGGCTTCCAAG cctcccccaaaacctcccttCCTCAGTCGCAAGTCGCTGGAGCTGAAGCCCTCCCAGACAAGTTTCCAAGGGAAGATGGGGAAGGAGACCTCCCTGCCTGTCACTCTGTCTGAGTGGAAGCTGTTCCGAGCAGTAGAGGCTGCAAGCAGGAGAAAGAACCTGCCCTGG CTGGTACTAAAAATACAGGAGATCTTTGATTCCAAGCGTGGAAAGAAGAAGGTGAAGGTGCtcagtcctgctgggagagaagCAGCTCCAGTGAAAG GTGAAACCAGTGGGAATGAAAGCGATACGGAAAATCAGCCCAAAA GTCGCCACAGGTGCCTGAGGCACTCGGCCTCCAAAAGGAACCCGCACTACCAGACCTTGGAGAGGGATCTCATCGAGCTCCAGGAGCAGCGGCTCTTTGAGCTCTTTGTGGTGGTGTCCTTGCACAAGAAGGCATCTGAGGTCACCTACACACCCCACATCATCCAGCAGTTCCCCAGCAAG CCTGAACATCCCTTCAGACCATCAAAGGATACTGAAGAGAGGCTAAAGGTCATTCCcaaattctgctttccagaTCCCAAAGACTGGTTCCCTTCATCAGACATTAAAAG TGAAACCTTTTCCTTCGTGCTGACGGGGGAGGACGGCAGCCGCTGGTTCGGGTACTGCAGGAAGCTCCTG ccagaagggaaagggaagcgCCTGCCCGAGGTCTACTGCATCGTGAGCCGCCTGGGCTGCTTCAACCTCTTCTCCAAG ATCCTGGATGAGGTGGAGAAGAGGCGGGAGATGTCCCCAGCCCTCGTGCACCCCTTCATGCGCAGTGTGATGGAGGCCCCGTTCCCCGCCCCAGGACGCACCATCGCCGTCAGGAGcttcctgccaggagcaggagatgaG GTGATGGAGCTGTGCCGCCCCTTGGACTCCCGGCTGGAGCACGTTGACTTCGAGTGCCTTTTGCAGTGTCTGAGTGTCTCCCACACCATCCGGGTCTTCGCCTCTCTCCTGCTGGAAAGGAGGGTCATCTTTGTGGCTGACAACTTAAG CACTCTGTCTAAATGTGGGCACGCTGCAGTGGCAACGCTTTACCCCTTCACCTGGCAGCACACCTACATCCCCGTCCTGCCAGCTTCCATGATTGATATCGTGTGCTCTCCGACCCCATTCCTCATTGgcatcctctcctgctccttgccaCAGCTCCAGGACCTGCCCATAGAGGAG GTTCTGATTGTTGATCTTTGTGCTGACAAGTTCTTGCAAGAG GTATCAGATGAGGACGAGATCCTGCCCCATAAACTCCAGGCTGCACTTGTACAAATCCTGGAAGAACGAAGTGAAATTCTGTCACATGGGCAGAGTGACACACAAG GTGACATGACCCTCAACTCCCTGGTCTCTGAGGCTTTTGTGCAGTTCTTCGTGGAGATTGTGGGGCACTACTCCCTGCACATGAGCGTCACGGAGAAGGGGGAGCGGGTGTTCCAGCGGGAGCCCTTCCGCAAATCCCACGGCTCCCGCAACGTGCGCCACTTCCTGCACTTCTTCATGGAAACCCAGATGTTTGCAGGCTTCATCCAGGACCGGGAGCTGAGCAAGAACGTGGTCAAAG gcCTTTTTGAGGTCCGTGCCTTGGAGTATTTGGAGAGTATTCCCGAGACGGAACGAACTGGAATGAACAAAATCCTTCGCAGTCTTG gCAGTAAAATGAAATTCCTGCAGAAGAAGTGA
- the DENND2C gene encoding DENN domain-containing protein 2C isoform X3: MHPTGAGDSSFSRAAVQTLSRSHCRNIKQKISQWEGRTRGCPSKEKQQPKDFGVKYDPNCNALPKVKPERTENGRKAGSKDPKSLGLDFREDARSCWQAGDCAGPAFRAKEKGEGQTGFPAPGVTLPPGNFYTSQALWRRADPLLPGRAPPVPLDLQRNRGSPGSTERELQIEGVDTLCRAERSLRNIYSEVEGQEEEPAPDPPPKPRRTFRYLAEKGAGGCRDASATREAPLQKQCGRDLVSSSNNPEKNIANRRIRGRAQRKSFEFEDIQGFRKRPAASSSHRPREETNGTAGSRLVYTQSEDNIYEDIICPTKENPYEDIRALPLPLWKVPSVWKLPPPRSISRASKPPPKPPFLSRKSLELKPSQTSFQGKMGKETSLPVTLSEWKLFRAVEAASRRKNLPWPEHPFRPSKDTEERLKVIPKFCFPDPKDWFPSSDIKSETFSFVLTGEDGSRWFGYCRKLLPEGKGKRLPEVYCIVSRLGCFNLFSKCVSLQILDEVEKRREMSPALVHPFMRSVMEAPFPAPGRTIAVRSFLPGAGDEVMELCRPLDSRLEHVDFECLLQCLSVSHTIRVFASLLLERRVIFVADNLSTLSKCGHAAVATLYPFTWQHTYIPVLPASMIDIVCSPTPFLIGILSCSLPQLQDLPIEEVLIVDLCADKFLQEVSDEDEILPHKLQAALVQILEERSEILSHGQSDTQGDMTLNSLVSEAFVQFFVEIVGHYSLHMSVTEKGERVFQREPFRKSHGSRNVRHFLHFFMETQMFAGFIQDRELSKNVVKGLFEVRALEYLESIPETERTGMNKILRSLGSKMKFLQKK; encoded by the exons ATGCACCCCAcgggggctggggacagcagcttcTCCCGCGCGGCCGTGCAGACCCTGTCCCGCAGCCACTGCCGCAACATCAAGCAGAAGATCTCGCAGTGGGAGGGCAGGACACGGGGGTGCCCCagcaaggagaagcagcagcctaAGGACTTTGGAGTAAAGTATGACCCCAACTGCAATGCACTACCCAAAGTGAAGCCAGAACGCACAGAGAATGGCAGAAAGGCTGGGTCCAAAGATCCAAAGAGCCTGGGGTTGGATTTCAGGGAAGATGCACggagctgctggcaggctgGGGACTGTGCTGGCCCAGCTTTCCGAGccaaggagaaaggagaagggcaAACAggcttcccagccccaggggtgACACTGCCCCCAGGGAACTTCTATACCTCACAAGCTCTGTGGAGGAGAGCAGatcccctcctgcctggcagagccCCTCCTGTTCCCTTGGACCTCCAGAGGAATCGAGGCAGCCCTGGCTCCACGGAAAGAGAACTGCAAATCGAGGGAGTGGAcactctctgcagagcagagaggagcttGAGAAACATTTACTCTGAGGTTGAGGGGCAAGAGGAGGAGCCAGCTCCTGATCCACCACCCAAACCCCGCAGGACTTTCCGCTACCTGGCAGAGAAGGGTGCTGGTGGTTGTAGAGATGCCAGTGCCACCAGGGAAGCTcccctgcagaagcagtgtgGAAGGGACCTGGTGTCATCCTCCAACAACCCCGAGAAGAACATAGCCAACAGGAGGATCAGAGGGAGAGCCCAGAG GAAATCTTTTGAGTTTGAGGACATCCAGGGCTTCCGCAAGCGGCccgcagccagcagctcccacagacCTCGGGAGGAGACAAATGGCACAGCAGGATCCAGGCTGGTCTACACCCAGTCCGAAGACAACATCTACGAGGACATTATCT GTCCTACGAAAGAAAATCCTTATGAAGATATCAGAGCACTGCCCTTGCCCCTGTGGAAGGTCCCATCTGTCTGGAAGCTGCCCCCTCCCCGGAGCATCAGCAGGGCTTCCAAG cctcccccaaaacctcccttCCTCAGTCGCAAGTCGCTGGAGCTGAAGCCCTCCCAGACAAGTTTCCAAGGGAAGATGGGGAAGGAGACCTCCCTGCCTGTCACTCTGTCTGAGTGGAAGCTGTTCCGAGCAGTAGAGGCTGCAAGCAGGAGAAAGAACCTGCCCTGG CCTGAACATCCCTTCAGACCATCAAAGGATACTGAAGAGAGGCTAAAGGTCATTCCcaaattctgctttccagaTCCCAAAGACTGGTTCCCTTCATCAGACATTAAAAG TGAAACCTTTTCCTTCGTGCTGACGGGGGAGGACGGCAGCCGCTGGTTCGGGTACTGCAGGAAGCTCCTG ccagaagggaaagggaagcgCCTGCCCGAGGTCTACTGCATCGTGAGCCGCCTGGGCTGCTTCAACCTCTTCTCCAAG TGTGTTTCCCTGCAGATCCTGGATGAGGTGGAGAAGAGGCGGGAGATGTCCCCAGCCCTCGTGCACCCCTTCATGCGCAGTGTGATGGAGGCCCCGTTCCCCGCCCCAGGACGCACCATCGCCGTCAGGAGcttcctgccaggagcaggagatgaG GTGATGGAGCTGTGCCGCCCCTTGGACTCCCGGCTGGAGCACGTTGACTTCGAGTGCCTTTTGCAGTGTCTGAGTGTCTCCCACACCATCCGGGTCTTCGCCTCTCTCCTGCTGGAAAGGAGGGTCATCTTTGTGGCTGACAACTTAAG CACTCTGTCTAAATGTGGGCACGCTGCAGTGGCAACGCTTTACCCCTTCACCTGGCAGCACACCTACATCCCCGTCCTGCCAGCTTCCATGATTGATATCGTGTGCTCTCCGACCCCATTCCTCATTGgcatcctctcctgctccttgccaCAGCTCCAGGACCTGCCCATAGAGGAG GTTCTGATTGTTGATCTTTGTGCTGACAAGTTCTTGCAAGAG GTATCAGATGAGGACGAGATCCTGCCCCATAAACTCCAGGCTGCACTTGTACAAATCCTGGAAGAACGAAGTGAAATTCTGTCACATGGGCAGAGTGACACACAAG GTGACATGACCCTCAACTCCCTGGTCTCTGAGGCTTTTGTGCAGTTCTTCGTGGAGATTGTGGGGCACTACTCCCTGCACATGAGCGTCACGGAGAAGGGGGAGCGGGTGTTCCAGCGGGAGCCCTTCCGCAAATCCCACGGCTCCCGCAACGTGCGCCACTTCCTGCACTTCTTCATGGAAACCCAGATGTTTGCAGGCTTCATCCAGGACCGGGAGCTGAGCAAGAACGTGGTCAAAG gcCTTTTTGAGGTCCGTGCCTTGGAGTATTTGGAGAGTATTCCCGAGACGGAACGAACTGGAATGAACAAAATCCTTCGCAGTCTTG gCAGTAAAATGAAATTCCTGCAGAAGAAGTGA